The Hippea alviniae EP5-r region CACTTATTATGTTAAAAAGTGTGGTTTTCCCAGCGCCATTTGGCCCTACTATGCCGAATATCTCGCCCTTTTTCGCATAGAAACTCACATTATCTATGGCTTTTAGGCCGCCAAACATCTGTGTTATACTGTCAACTTTCAATACCTTTTCAAAAGAGACCATACGATTCCCTTTCTGCCAAAGAATCCATCGGGTTGAAATCTCATCATAAGCACGATTAGGAGTCCATAAAGCAACATTCTGTAATCGTGAATGGGTCTAAATAGCTCTGGCAGAAGAACAAGCAGGGCAGCGCCGAATATAGGCCCTATTATCGTTCCTTCTCCGCCAACCATAACCATAGCAAGAATCGTTACAGAAACCGGAAAAGAGAAATCCGCAGCGCTGATAAATCCCATAAAGCTTGCATACAGAATCCCACTTAATCCTGCCAAAGCAGAGCTTAGAGCAAAGGCTATCATTTTGAACTTTACAACAGATACGCCGCTTACATCTGCTGCAAGCTCGTCATCTTTAATAGCAGAGCATGCCAAACCGCTCCATGAGAGTTTAAATAGATAGCTGATGATTATTGTTAAAACAACAGCAGTATAAACTATTAAAGCAAATACCTGGTTTGATATCATATGGCCATTTATAGTTGGAAACGGTATGTTGCCTATACCCATTGCTCCGCCAAAGTAATTGAAGGTGTTGAATATGCCTTCGACTATGAAGTTTATCCCTATCGTCGTTATAACAAGGAAATCTTCGGACAACCTTAAACTCGGCAGACCCAATATTATGCCGACAAAGGTGGTAATCAGAACGGAAAGCATTGATGCTTCTATAAAACCAACGGAGTATCTTGTGGTTAAGATGGCAAATGAGTATGCTCCTATTGCCCAGAATGCAGCATGACCTAAAGAGACCTGTCCCGAATATCCTACGAGTATGTTTAAGCTTAAAGAGAGTATGATGTATATGCCTATGGTTATAAGAAGTGTAATGATATATCCGCTCATCCTTTTAATCCTTTGAATAATTCCATAATGCCTTCAGGTTTGAACAGAAGCATGATTATCATGAATATAAAGGCAAGCGAATCCCTTGGCAGTGGAATGTTAAATACGCCTATCGATATTGTCTCGAGCAATCCTATGAATATTGCAGCCCAGAAAGCTCCCCAGATATTGCTCATTCCACCCACAACGATTATTGCAAGTGATTTATAAGCTGGAACATCGCCCATTGATGGATATATGGAGTTGTAATAAGAACCAACAAGCAGACCAGCAAGGCCTGCAAACGCCGAACCAAAGGCAAAAGCCAAAAATATCAGTTTTTTGGAATCAAGTGATGTTATCTCGGCTAAATCAACATCCTGCGAAACGGCCTTTAAAGCCATACCGAAACGCGTTTTTTCCGTTGTAATCCAAATAAGGATAATGGAGAGCAAACTTATAGAAAGCACTACCATCTGAGCATAGCTTATAACGATATGCGATAGATGAATCTCGCCAGAAAATAGAGTTGAAGGGAACGATTTTATGTAAGGACCAAATATGAGTCTAACAGCTTCTTCTATGCTTATAAATGCGCCTATGCTGGCTATAAGTGATATTAAGGGAGAGTGTTTTATGAGTGGCAGATAGATGAGAAGTTCAATGAGAATTCCAACAAGGGAAGCAGAAACCATTGAAGTCAACACGGCTAAGATAAAACTGTGGGTTGTAAGGTAGGTGTATAAGCCAGCATAGGCACCAACAACATAAACAGCCGCATGAGCCACATGAACTATGCGCAAAATTCCGTATATTAAAGCCAAACCCATAGCTATTAGAGCATATATGCTGCCAATAGTCAGACCGTTAATAATCTGCTGTGCTAACACACTTGCCTCTTTTAAAGGTTTTCCAGATAGGATTTACACCGTAATGATACGGTATAAACAAGTAACTCTTTTCCTTTAAAATCACAAAATCCGCCTGTTTTCCTATCTCAATAGAGCCAAGCTTGTTCTGTTTGTCGATTGCATAAGCCGCATTTATTGTTGCAGCGTTTAAAGCTTCTTTGGGCAGCATGTTCATCATTAAAACGGCAAGCGTTATTATCTGCGGCATGGATTCACTGAAAGAACTGCCCGGATTGCAATCTGTTGCAAGGGCAACGGCAAGTCCGTTGTCTATGAGCTCTCTTGCGTTGGCAAAAGGTTCTTTTAAACTAAATGCAGTGCCGGGCAGAAGTGTCGCTATTGTATCGCCTTTCTTCATTGCTTCTATGCCTGATTTTTTTATCTTTAAAAGATGGTCGCAGGAGTAAATTTTTAGTTTTTCTGCAAGCTCGCTGCAGCCGATTGATTCTATCTCATCTGCATGCATTTTGGGTTTTAGGCCGTATTTTTCGCCGGCTTTGAGTATCTTCAATGTCTCACCGGCTGTATAGACACCCTTTTCGCAGAATACATCGATGAATTCGGCGAGTTTGTTTTCTGCAACATACGGTATAATCTCGTTTATTAGCTTCTCTATGTATTTCTCTTTGTTGTCTTTATACTCAGGCGGTATTGCATGAGCACCGATGAAGGTCGGGATTATTTCAGCATCGGTCTCTGAATTTACTATCTGAATAGCCTTTAGCATTTTTATCTCATCGTCAAAGTTTAAACCATAGCCGCTTTTTGCTTCGAATGTCGTTGTTCCGTATGCGAAAAATAATCTGACTCTCTTTTTTAGCTCTATCACGAGTTCATCAAGGCTTGCTTCTCTGACTTTTTTAAGCGTATTCAAGATACCACCGCCGGCCTGCAAAATCTCCATATAGCTTTTACCTTCAAGGCGCATCTTGAACTCTTGCTCTCTGCTTCCTGTAAATACGGCATGCGTGTGTGGATCGACAAAGCCGGGAATTAA contains the following coding sequences:
- a CDS encoding branched-chain amino acid ABC transporter permease, which produces MSGYIITLLITIGIYIILSLSLNILVGYSGQVSLGHAAFWAIGAYSFAILTTRYSVGFIEASMLSVLITTFVGIILGLPSLRLSEDFLVITTIGINFIVEGIFNTFNYFGGAMGIGNIPFPTINGHMISNQVFALIVYTAVVLTIIISYLFKLSWSGLACSAIKDDELAADVSGVSVVKFKMIAFALSSALAGLSGILYASFMGFISAADFSFPVSVTILAMVMVGGEGTIIGPIFGAALLVLLPELFRPIHDYRMLLYGLLIVLMMRFQPDGFFGRKGIVWSLLKRY
- a CDS encoding branched-chain amino acid ABC transporter permease, with translation MLAQQIINGLTIGSIYALIAMGLALIYGILRIVHVAHAAVYVVGAYAGLYTYLTTHSFILAVLTSMVSASLVGILIELLIYLPLIKHSPLISLIASIGAFISIEEAVRLIFGPYIKSFPSTLFSGEIHLSHIVISYAQMVVLSISLLSIILIWITTEKTRFGMALKAVSQDVDLAEITSLDSKKLIFLAFAFGSAFAGLAGLLVGSYYNSIYPSMGDVPAYKSLAIIVVGGMSNIWGAFWAAIFIGLLETISIGVFNIPLPRDSLAFIFMIIMLLFKPEGIMELFKGLKG
- the hutI gene encoding imidazolonepropionase, producing the protein MIDLLIIRAEIFTSDGKLKKGEKLKEVKHLSDYGIAVKDGIITDIGKTEDMLKKYHRQAKEILDAGGKALIPGFVDPHTHAVFTGSREQEFKMRLEGKSYMEILQAGGGILNTLKKVREASLDELVIELKKRVRLFFAYGTTTFEAKSGYGLNFDDEIKMLKAIQIVNSETDAEIIPTFIGAHAIPPEYKDNKEKYIEKLINEIIPYVAENKLAEFIDVFCEKGVYTAGETLKILKAGEKYGLKPKMHADEIESIGCSELAEKLKIYSCDHLLKIKKSGIEAMKKGDTIATLLPGTAFSLKEPFANARELIDNGLAVALATDCNPGSSFSESMPQIITLAVLMMNMLPKEALNAATINAAYAIDKQNKLGSIEIGKQADFVILKEKSYLFIPYHYGVNPIWKTFKRGKCVSTADY